In Bdellovibrionales bacterium, the following proteins share a genomic window:
- a CDS encoding 6-carboxytetrahydropterin synthase, with the protein MDSSVETTGGFSRVSAFSVDTREIFSLLFSTNKLVQDWTRGVTKAPSTTKNSLPMNARLTIEMTQIILPPFLDRPRLESSLGELGLVTFLGYEEPMSKTSLVILSRKAYFSAGVRYFNSTWTEGQNQKVFGDSCKEYGHGYNFTLEARLAGHRDPRTSLVVNLTDVERDLKEVVALLDKKHLGYEVAFFKGRIPTIENIAQYCFLELKKRLGSLLIGVRLRQGEDDWVDII; encoded by the coding sequence GTGGACTCAAGCGTCGAAACCACCGGCGGGTTTTCTCGCGTGTCAGCTTTTTCAGTGGATACAAGAGAGATTTTTTCACTTCTCTTTTCTACCAATAAATTGGTGCAAGACTGGACAAGGGGAGTCACCAAAGCTCCGAGTACAACAAAAAATAGTCTGCCCATGAATGCTCGCCTCACAATAGAAATGACGCAGATAATATTGCCTCCATTCTTGGACAGGCCTCGACTAGAGTCAAGCCTCGGAGAACTTGGTTTGGTCACTTTTTTGGGTTATGAGGAGCCAATGTCTAAAACATCCTTAGTCATTTTATCGAGAAAGGCTTATTTCAGTGCCGGTGTGAGATATTTTAATTCAACCTGGACTGAAGGCCAAAATCAGAAAGTGTTTGGTGATTCCTGCAAAGAATATGGCCATGGCTATAACTTTACGCTCGAAGCCCGTCTGGCTGGGCACCGCGATCCAAGAACCAGCTTAGTCGTTAATCTCACCGACGTAGAAAGGGATCTGAAAGAAGTCGTTGCACTTCTCGACAAGAAACATTTGGGATACGAGGTTGCTTTCTTCAAGGGGCGAATCCCCACGATAGAAAATATCGCCCAATATTGCTTTCTTGAATTAAAAAAACGCTTGGGGTCGCTCCTCATCGGAGTTCGACTGCGTCAGGGCGAAGACGATTGGGTCGATATTATTTAA
- a CDS encoding cation:proton antiporter codes for MSDNHVIFTDLILILGSTTLVATIFHSLRLPPIVGFLIAGMLVGPHGLGWVKTAMRVELLTEIAGILLMFTIGLEFSLRQLRALQRIFLSLGGGQMGVTIGVSLLVLRYGFDLSWPQSFFFSSIISLSSTAVVLKLLKEGRNLDSPFGQTSLAILLFQDFSVIPLLLIVPLLADGGGDHRIQFDSLMVGMFLLKSMGLILFIGVCARWVVPFILDRVVRTRSSEVFFFSVLFICGGTALLIEKIGLSLSLGAFFAGLMISSSPFGKQATAEFAPLRDNFLGLFFVSIGMLLSLDFLASNTLQILTFSLGISLVKFICIYLVLWLAGHSSSVASVTALILFQIGEFSFILADHGRVLGLMSDRQYQYFLAASIISLILTPLFYRIAPKLGFRDKPFSVVSQRFQNLAKSLKIHRISGVISSSSANQDSGPEGGHSLIIGFGIAGQEVASALKSLRLPYRIIEMNGASVREGLKRGEPIFFGDGSKEEILHQGGLDRAHLVILVVNSLDITEAILRTIHRIRPEIKVLVRLQYMRDLEKLDFNPNLEPVISEFETSLEILARTLRAYGANEKQIYDFTLEAQQRLKSSRDGIKESERRTIDMPAWQALANLYPMKLKGDSYAAGKTLGELDLRKRTGATLISVFRDGLGVAVPDADFALESNDTLYLLGTSESIKSAGLLLTKDADLSG; via the coding sequence ATGTCAGATAACCATGTGATATTCACAGATCTTATCTTAATTTTGGGTTCAACTACTTTGGTGGCTACCATCTTTCACTCCCTCCGACTGCCGCCAATCGTCGGTTTTCTGATTGCGGGCATGCTGGTCGGTCCCCATGGACTTGGATGGGTAAAGACCGCAATGCGAGTGGAACTACTCACCGAAATTGCCGGTATTTTGTTGATGTTCACGATAGGATTGGAATTTTCTTTGCGTCAGTTGCGTGCCTTGCAGAGAATTTTTCTGAGCCTTGGTGGAGGGCAGATGGGGGTGACTATAGGGGTCAGTCTGCTTGTCCTTCGCTATGGATTTGATCTTTCCTGGCCCCAGTCGTTTTTCTTTTCATCAATCATTTCTCTTAGTTCGACGGCTGTCGTTTTAAAACTCTTAAAAGAGGGAAGAAATCTTGATTCTCCATTTGGACAGACGTCGCTGGCGATCCTTCTTTTTCAGGATTTTTCTGTAATACCTTTATTATTGATTGTCCCCCTCTTAGCGGATGGTGGCGGTGACCATCGCATTCAATTTGATTCCCTCATGGTCGGGATGTTTCTTTTGAAATCTATGGGGCTCATTTTGTTCATTGGAGTCTGTGCGAGATGGGTTGTTCCCTTTATTCTCGATCGAGTTGTACGAACTCGTAGCAGCGAGGTGTTTTTCTTTTCGGTCCTATTTATTTGCGGTGGAACGGCACTGTTGATTGAAAAGATAGGACTCTCTCTTTCGTTAGGAGCTTTTTTTGCTGGCCTTATGATATCTAGCTCCCCCTTTGGAAAGCAGGCGACCGCTGAATTTGCTCCTCTGCGTGATAATTTTTTGGGATTGTTTTTTGTTTCAATCGGCATGCTGCTGAGTTTGGATTTTCTTGCATCAAACACGCTCCAGATATTGACGTTTTCTCTTGGCATTTCGTTGGTGAAATTCATTTGTATCTATTTGGTCCTATGGCTTGCCGGCCATTCCTCCTCTGTCGCCTCTGTCACAGCCTTGATACTATTTCAGATTGGTGAATTTTCATTTATTCTCGCGGATCATGGAAGGGTCCTTGGCTTAATGTCTGATAGACAGTACCAGTATTTTTTAGCTGCCTCCATTATTTCACTGATCCTCACTCCCCTATTTTACCGAATTGCGCCAAAGTTGGGATTTCGAGATAAACCCTTCAGTGTGGTTTCTCAACGGTTTCAGAATCTTGCAAAAAGTCTTAAAATTCATCGGATCAGTGGTGTGATCAGCAGCTCATCAGCGAATCAGGATTCTGGCCCTGAGGGTGGGCATTCGCTGATTATTGGGTTTGGAATAGCGGGACAAGAAGTGGCCTCAGCCTTAAAGTCACTTCGCCTGCCTTATCGAATCATTGAAATGAACGGAGCTTCGGTTCGTGAGGGTCTAAAACGAGGCGAGCCTATTTTTTTTGGAGATGGCTCAAAAGAAGAAATACTTCACCAGGGCGGACTTGATCGAGCCCATCTGGTTATACTTGTCGTAAATAGTTTGGACATTACCGAAGCGATACTGCGAACCATTCATCGTATTCGCCCGGAAATCAAAGTACTTGTTCGTTTGCAATATATGCGTGATTTAGAAAAATTGGATTTTAATCCAAATCTCGAGCCCGTAATTTCTGAATTCGAAACTTCATTAGAAATATTGGCCCGTACTCTGCGTGCCTATGGAGCGAATGAGAAACAGATTTATGACTTTACTCTAGAGGCTCAACAACGCTTAAAGAGTTCTCGAGATGGAATCAAGGAGTCTGAACGAAGAACGATAGACATGCCCGCCTGGCAAGCATTGGCAAATCTTTACCCGATGAAATTAAAGGGCGACTCTTATGCCGCAGGAAAAACTCTCGGTGAGCTTGATTTGCGAAAACGCACTGGAGCAACACTTATCTCTGTTTTTCGTGACGGATTGGGCGTTGCGGTACCTGATGCCGATTTTGCTCTTGAAAGTAACGATACACTATATTTGCTTGGTACCAGTGAGTCTATTAAGTCCGCAGGATTACTTCTCACCAAGGATGCGGACCTCTCCGGTTAA
- a CDS encoding PQQ-binding-like beta-propeller repeat protein produces the protein MEHRRIAAFFFLTLAGLGALGCSLTPLQNLHAEKKDFIIEREWIKATFAEESLDFRRLNRMRPLVTEKLVVAGNAVDQLVAYDRATGKLVWSRSFQGGVEGGAQALDNRLYFGSSDGFFYSLNLSTGATEWTFPVRAEVLGEPLVQDNRVYFVSGNNILIALDANSGQVAWTYNRMDPSQISVRGASRPVIIGALIYSGFSDGSFVALNKEKGALVWEQKLNQNKRFRDVDSTPVIEGDSIYVSSFDGALYCLDKDKGIIRWKVDEGGFSPVTLYQNSLYYGSTSGKMMALDKASGKVLWIRPGIKGFATESVVYRGLLVYGESSGSLQVLDAATGNWVDQFDTGRGVTSSPYLDVQTGQLYFMSANALLYRIRLGWNVHTRYWPWG, from the coding sequence ATGGAGCACCGTCGAATAGCTGCGTTCTTTTTTCTCACATTGGCTGGTCTTGGCGCTCTTGGATGTTCCCTTACTCCATTGCAGAATCTGCACGCCGAGAAAAAAGACTTCATCATCGAACGAGAATGGATAAAGGCCACATTTGCCGAGGAGTCATTGGATTTTCGCCGTCTCAACCGAATGAGGCCCCTCGTAACAGAAAAATTGGTTGTGGCGGGAAATGCCGTGGACCAACTCGTGGCATATGATCGGGCAACGGGAAAGCTAGTTTGGTCTCGATCCTTTCAGGGTGGCGTAGAAGGTGGAGCTCAAGCTCTTGACAACAGGCTTTACTTTGGATCCAGCGATGGGTTTTTCTACTCTCTCAATTTAAGTACAGGAGCAACTGAGTGGACGTTTCCGGTTCGGGCTGAAGTTCTGGGTGAACCTTTAGTTCAAGACAACCGAGTTTATTTTGTTTCTGGAAATAATATTTTAATTGCATTGGATGCGAATTCGGGACAGGTAGCATGGACCTACAATCGCATGGATCCCTCTCAGATTTCAGTTCGAGGTGCCAGCCGTCCCGTCATCATCGGAGCCCTCATTTATTCCGGTTTCAGCGATGGATCCTTTGTGGCTCTGAATAAAGAAAAAGGAGCTCTCGTTTGGGAACAAAAACTCAATCAGAATAAGCGCTTTCGCGATGTGGACTCCACCCCTGTGATTGAGGGCGACAGCATTTATGTATCCAGCTTTGATGGCGCTCTTTATTGTCTTGATAAGGACAAGGGAATCATCCGCTGGAAAGTGGATGAAGGCGGTTTTTCCCCAGTGACCTTGTATCAAAATTCCCTTTACTACGGCTCAACTTCAGGAAAAATGATGGCCTTAGATAAGGCTTCTGGGAAGGTTCTTTGGATCCGACCGGGTATCAAGGGCTTTGCGACAGAATCTGTTGTTTACCGAGGCCTGTTGGTTTATGGGGAATCGAGCGGTTCGCTTCAGGTTCTTGACGCTGCAACAGGCAATTGGGTGGATCAATTTGATACCGGCAGGGGCGTCACCTCGAGTCCCTATTTGGATGTACAGACGGGTCAGCTCTACTTCATGTCAGCAAATGCGCTTCTCTATCGGATTCGCCTCGGATGGAATGTGCACACAAGATACTGGCCGTGGGGTTAG
- a CDS encoding adenine phosphoribosyltransferase — MSDIGSLVVDVPNFPKSGIMFKDITPIFANGAAFQSLAIKFAEKLPSDVTHLCAIESRGFIIAAAVAQHREISLVLARKPGKLPRETVSHRYDLEYGSDSLQVHKDSFSEESRVVIIDDVLATGGTASAAESLVKKCGAHVIQHLFLMELKGLDGGARLKAPYHAFLQF, encoded by the coding sequence ATGAGCGACATTGGATCTTTAGTTGTGGACGTACCCAATTTTCCCAAAAGTGGGATTATGTTCAAAGATATCACACCCATCTTCGCGAACGGGGCAGCATTTCAGTCTCTGGCCATCAAATTCGCCGAGAAGCTCCCTTCTGATGTCACACATCTCTGCGCTATCGAGAGTCGCGGCTTTATTATTGCGGCTGCAGTGGCTCAGCACAGAGAAATTTCACTGGTTTTAGCCCGCAAGCCAGGCAAGCTCCCTCGGGAAACGGTGAGCCACAGGTACGATCTGGAGTATGGCTCAGACTCACTGCAAGTGCACAAGGATTCCTTTTCGGAAGAGAGTCGTGTGGTCATCATTGACGATGTTTTGGCCACTGGAGGAACAGCTTCTGCCGCAGAAAGCCTGGTGAAAAAATGCGGGGCCCATGTTATCCAACACCTTTTTCTGATGGAACTAAAGGGTCTCGATGGAGGAGCTCGACTTAAAGCCCCTTATCATGCATTTCTTCAGTTCTAG
- a CDS encoding Glu/Leu/Phe/Val dehydrogenase: protein MLSFELIEKHGDHEEVIFCHNKEVGLKAIIAIHNTALGPALGGTRMWDYASEEEALIDVLRLSKGMTYKASAAGLNLGGGKAVILGDPKKHKSEGIFRAFGAYVNSLNGKYITAEDVGTTVHDMEYIFMETPYVTGIPKALGGSGDPSPYTAHGTLMGIKAAVKYKLGADSLSGMRVAVQGLGNVGSHLVEYLVKEGAVVTIADIDKDRAKKISLRFNLSVIDPKEIVTSECDVFAPCAMGAVINDQSLPKLKCKIVAGGANNQLAEYRHGDALMEMGILYAPDYVINAGGLMNVFVELEGYSSERSFEKTNQVYDNLINVFQIARNDNIATHRAADRLAEARIRCIGGLKQHHHGRTSRPFSTLKEMTNRQK, encoded by the coding sequence ATGTTGAGCTTTGAGTTAATTGAAAAGCACGGGGACCACGAAGAGGTGATTTTCTGCCACAACAAGGAAGTAGGCTTGAAAGCAATTATCGCCATTCATAATACAGCGCTGGGCCCCGCACTTGGCGGGACGCGGATGTGGGACTACGCCAGTGAGGAAGAGGCGCTGATAGATGTCCTCCGCTTGTCAAAGGGAATGACCTACAAGGCTTCTGCCGCTGGCTTAAATCTCGGTGGTGGCAAGGCCGTCATTTTAGGAGACCCCAAAAAGCATAAAAGCGAAGGTATTTTTAGAGCTTTTGGAGCCTATGTGAATTCCCTCAACGGAAAGTACATTACGGCCGAGGATGTTGGAACAACGGTTCATGACATGGAATATATTTTTATGGAAACCCCTTATGTCACGGGAATCCCTAAAGCTCTCGGAGGCTCGGGCGATCCAAGCCCATACACGGCTCATGGCACACTCATGGGAATTAAAGCAGCCGTGAAATACAAGTTGGGTGCAGATTCTCTTTCGGGCATGAGAGTTGCCGTACAGGGCCTGGGCAATGTGGGATCTCACTTGGTTGAATACCTTGTAAAAGAGGGCGCTGTGGTTACTATTGCTGACATAGACAAGGATCGAGCGAAAAAAATATCTTTAAGATTTAACCTTTCTGTCATCGATCCAAAAGAAATCGTGACCAGCGAATGCGATGTCTTCGCACCATGCGCCATGGGTGCAGTGATCAATGATCAGAGTCTGCCTAAACTCAAATGCAAGATCGTGGCTGGCGGCGCTAACAATCAGCTCGCGGAGTATCGGCATGGAGATGCCCTCATGGAAATGGGGATCTTGTACGCTCCTGACTACGTGATCAATGCAGGTGGCCTGATGAATGTTTTTGTTGAACTTGAGGGGTATTCTTCGGAGCGTTCATTTGAGAAGACGAATCAGGTATATGACAATTTGATCAACGTTTTTCAAATAGCTAGAAATGACAATATTGCTACGCATCGAGCAGCCGATCGCCTCGCTGAGGCCCGCATTCGATGCATTGGAGGATTGAAGCAACATCATCACGGACGCACGTCGCGACCCTTTTCCACTTTAAAGGAAATGACAAATAGACAAAAATAG
- a CDS encoding VWA domain-containing protein, translating to MSNLMLPFLLLLNLLPGFTAMAGEPEPLTNGARLNIADADARSLLFVEVLTQASQKISSRNLQLDDIPAFLFGLNKKNKIEADEWTLFYNNLKSPGNSVEIITRELDPQSKIYKTIFRVDLGKIPANVTALSFALATSLEGDAHDPLVKDLEFITAVVRAGENKIAVFSPQPGSLTEERAIFLLTLYRHGESWKIRAQGDGFNGGFASLFNSFGGERSDNPDIKGQEPPQKPAVPDAPAQQPQSPSPEKKMEPTSSITEQRDRISLEKLGKKAPGLVSLAKKVNALVDKMGLGEVFASVLLVLDASGSMSRQYPDGVQKLIDRIIPLALRLDPDGAIPCYAFATNCARLSIDTTTGEEVGDNITLENYADFIKRAQQSRMPYEQTTQGGILGLGGTSRDKIDASGNKIRKPYSGGGEIFYGLGYSNEEVPLLEMLRRDYAGTKKPVLAIIVHDGGVGSASAIIKKIISLANEGVPIYFQIVGWAGSGYGVFKELDTIGGRRIDNTGFFELTPKDLIEMPEEVLVEKLLKEFPAWLKAAEKEQIIEPSSCRPRLI from the coding sequence ATGTCTAATTTGATGCTGCCTTTCCTACTTCTCTTAAACCTGTTACCGGGCTTTACTGCAATGGCCGGAGAACCAGAACCGCTAACAAATGGAGCCAGATTAAATATTGCTGATGCTGATGCAAGGAGCCTTCTCTTTGTCGAAGTGCTAACACAGGCATCACAAAAAATTTCATCAAGAAATCTTCAGTTGGACGATATTCCGGCTTTTCTATTTGGACTCAACAAAAAAAATAAAATCGAAGCCGATGAGTGGACACTTTTCTATAATAATTTGAAGTCTCCGGGTAACTCTGTTGAGATCATCACTCGTGAGCTGGATCCACAATCTAAAATTTACAAAACCATCTTTCGTGTCGACCTCGGCAAGATCCCCGCAAACGTAACCGCGCTCAGTTTCGCTCTCGCTACCTCGCTTGAAGGAGACGCCCATGATCCCCTTGTTAAGGATCTTGAATTCATCACTGCCGTTGTGCGAGCGGGAGAAAATAAGATTGCTGTCTTCTCACCTCAACCCGGATCTTTGACTGAAGAACGAGCGATTTTTTTGTTAACTTTGTACAGACATGGCGAAAGCTGGAAAATAAGGGCCCAAGGAGATGGATTTAATGGCGGATTTGCAAGTTTGTTTAATTCCTTTGGCGGAGAGAGATCTGACAACCCAGATATAAAAGGCCAGGAACCGCCTCAAAAACCTGCCGTTCCAGATGCGCCCGCGCAGCAACCCCAATCACCATCTCCAGAAAAAAAGATGGAGCCAACCTCTTCAATTACAGAGCAAAGAGACAGAATTTCACTTGAAAAACTTGGAAAAAAAGCACCTGGTCTCGTGAGTTTGGCAAAGAAAGTGAACGCCCTAGTCGACAAAATGGGTTTAGGTGAAGTATTTGCGAGTGTTCTTCTTGTTTTAGATGCATCCGGATCAATGTCGAGACAGTACCCTGATGGTGTTCAAAAGCTTATTGATCGCATCATACCTTTGGCTCTTCGGTTAGACCCTGATGGAGCCATTCCCTGTTACGCATTTGCCACCAATTGCGCACGTCTATCGATTGATACGACAACGGGGGAAGAGGTCGGTGACAATATCACGCTGGAAAATTATGCAGATTTCATCAAGAGAGCACAGCAAAGCCGCATGCCCTATGAACAGACAACTCAAGGGGGAATTTTGGGATTGGGCGGGACATCCAGGGATAAAATTGATGCTTCAGGAAATAAAATTCGAAAGCCTTACTCCGGTGGGGGAGAGATCTTTTATGGGCTTGGCTACAGTAATGAGGAAGTTCCTCTGCTTGAAATGTTGCGCCGAGACTATGCGGGAACGAAAAAGCCGGTGCTTGCTATAATTGTTCATGACGGCGGAGTTGGTAGCGCATCAGCTATAATTAAAAAAATAATATCTTTAGCCAACGAAGGGGTTCCAATTTATTTTCAGATTGTCGGATGGGCAGGAAGTGGTTATGGTGTCTTCAAGGAACTGGATACTATTGGGGGCCGTAGAATCGACAATACGGGCTTCTTTGAGTTGACGCCCAAAGATTTAATCGAAATGCCAGAGGAAGTTCTAGTCGAAAAATTATTAAAGGAATTTCCTGCTTGGCTGAAAGCGGCTGAAAAAGAGCAGATTATCGAGCCTTCTTCCTGCCGACCTCGATTGATATGA
- a CDS encoding tetratricopeptide repeat protein: MSKKLDKDDIKGPDAFIATSDVVGLWIQKNRKLVFSVLGGLVVIGAAAGGWSWYLKFRETRAQEALYEVESKIYKIQADLLGKKESSAQKDEKETKKKDTDKNIDADYGSLLGDFDTKIKSNMGSKAALIGSIQLASIYMEYENFDKAHQILKEISPTAGKNGVFFGLVQMQLASVLAAMNKQEEAKALYDQVLKDKGSSFLHSEAILKLGLMEEKLGKLDQAKTHYLRASQEFSSTDAGKAAKAYLRLMELDKSGASR, translated from the coding sequence GTGAGTAAAAAACTAGATAAAGACGACATTAAGGGTCCCGATGCCTTCATAGCCACTTCAGATGTGGTGGGCCTTTGGATTCAGAAGAATCGTAAACTTGTGTTTTCAGTTCTCGGTGGACTGGTTGTCATTGGGGCAGCTGCCGGAGGCTGGAGTTGGTACCTGAAATTCAGAGAGACTCGCGCCCAGGAGGCACTCTATGAAGTGGAGTCCAAGATTTATAAAATCCAGGCCGATCTTTTGGGCAAAAAAGAATCGAGTGCTCAGAAGGACGAAAAAGAGACGAAAAAGAAGGACACTGATAAAAATATCGACGCTGATTACGGCTCTCTGCTGGGTGACTTTGACACAAAGATCAAAAGCAATATGGGTTCTAAGGCTGCACTGATCGGGAGCATCCAATTGGCTTCGATCTACATGGAATACGAAAACTTTGATAAGGCCCATCAGATCTTAAAGGAAATCTCTCCCACTGCTGGAAAAAACGGCGTCTTTTTCGGTTTGGTTCAGATGCAGTTGGCCTCGGTCCTTGCAGCCATGAATAAACAGGAAGAAGCAAAGGCCCTCTATGATCAGGTCTTGAAGGACAAGGGATCATCCTTTCTTCATTCCGAAGCTATCCTTAAGTTAGGCTTGATGGAGGAGAAATTGGGAAAGCTTGACCAGGCGAAAACACACTACCTTCGAGCGAGCCAAGAGTTCTCCTCTACGGATGCGGGGAAGGCAGCCAAGGCCTATTTGAGATTGATGGAACTCGACAAGTCCGGGGCGAGCCGATAG
- the cdd gene encoding cytidine deaminase — protein MKKQLLDAAIKARSNSYSPYSNCKVGSALLMDDQRIFSGCNVENASYGATICAERSAVFSAIGQGFKNVKAILVVTDSLEPWPPCGMCRQVLSEFATAEVPVLLCNLDGVMREKTLGELCPHFFGPLHLS, from the coding sequence CTGAAGAAACAACTTCTCGATGCTGCCATCAAGGCGCGATCGAATTCTTATAGTCCTTACAGCAATTGCAAGGTCGGCTCGGCGCTCTTGATGGATGATCAACGAATATTTTCTGGTTGCAACGTTGAAAATGCCTCCTACGGGGCGACTATTTGCGCCGAAAGATCTGCTGTATTTTCAGCGATAGGACAAGGATTTAAAAATGTGAAGGCCATTTTGGTTGTAACAGATTCTCTTGAACCATGGCCTCCCTGTGGGATGTGTCGTCAGGTCTTAAGCGAATTCGCCACGGCAGAGGTTCCTGTTCTTCTGTGCAACCTCGATGGAGTTATGAGAGAGAAAACCCTAGGAGAACTTTGCCCTCACTTTTTCGGACCCCTCCACCTATCCTGA